The proteins below come from a single Streptomyces sp. M92 genomic window:
- the paaE gene encoding 1,2-phenylacetyl-CoA epoxidase subunit PaaE, which yields MAPTAPASASAAAPAVRTRRRLAFHRLRVAAVERLCADAAAVSFEVPDGLAEEFAFAPGQSLTLRREVDGRDERRSYSICSPAGSVPRIGVRVVPGGLFSSWLVNEVRPGDTVEVMAPTGLFTPDLSTPGHHVLVAAGSGVTPMMSIAESVLAADDRSTVTLFYGNRRTGTVMFADELADLKDLYPTRFHLAHVLSREPREAEVLSGRLDAGRLAALVDSLVDVERADHWWLCGPQGMVADAQRVLAGLGVPPDRVHRELFFAEDEPVREVRHEETGPQGPVSEVVVTLDGRSTTSSLSRERTILDGAQQTRPDLPFACKGGVCGTCRALVTDGRADMRRNFALEDAEVAAGYVLTCQSYPVTEKLTVDYDS from the coding sequence ATGGCCCCGACCGCCCCCGCCTCGGCGTCCGCCGCCGCACCGGCGGTACGCACGCGACGCCGCCTGGCCTTCCACCGTCTGCGCGTCGCCGCCGTCGAGCGGCTGTGCGCGGACGCGGCGGCCGTGAGCTTCGAGGTCCCGGACGGGCTGGCCGAGGAGTTCGCCTTCGCGCCCGGCCAGTCGCTGACCCTGCGCCGCGAGGTCGACGGCCGGGACGAGCGCCGCTCGTACTCGATCTGCTCGCCCGCCGGCTCCGTCCCGCGCATCGGCGTCCGGGTGGTCCCCGGCGGCCTGTTCTCGTCGTGGCTGGTGAACGAGGTGCGGCCGGGCGACACCGTGGAGGTGATGGCCCCCACCGGCCTCTTCACGCCCGACCTGTCGACCCCCGGCCACCACGTGCTGGTCGCGGCCGGCTCGGGCGTCACACCCATGATGTCCATCGCCGAGTCGGTGCTGGCCGCCGACGACCGCTCGACGGTCACCCTCTTCTACGGCAACCGCCGCACCGGCACGGTGATGTTCGCCGACGAACTGGCGGACCTGAAGGATCTGTACCCCACCCGCTTCCACCTCGCCCACGTGCTCTCCCGCGAACCCCGCGAGGCCGAGGTGCTCTCCGGACGCCTGGACGCCGGTCGGCTGGCGGCGCTCGTCGACTCCCTGGTCGACGTGGAGCGGGCGGACCACTGGTGGCTGTGCGGCCCGCAGGGCATGGTCGCCGACGCCCAGCGGGTCCTGGCCGGCCTCGGCGTCCCGCCGGACCGCGTCCACCGGGAGCTGTTCTTCGCCGAGGACGAGCCCGTGCGGGAGGTCCGGCACGAGGAGACCGGTCCCCAGGGTCCCGTCAGCGAGGTCGTCGTCACGCTGGACGGCCGCTCCACCACCTCCTCCCTGTCCCGGGAGCGGACCATCCTCGACGGCGCCCAGCAGACCCGTCCCGACCTGCCCTTCGCCTGCAAGGGCGGCGTCTGCGGCACCTGCCGCGCCCTGGTCACCGACGGCCGGGCCGACATGCGCCGCAACTTCGCCCTGGAGGACGCGGAGGTGGCCGCCGGGTACGTCCTGACCTGCCAGTCCTACCCGGTCACCGAGAAGCTGACCGTGGACTACGACAGCTGA